TACGCCAGCCGCGATCGCTCTGGAGTCTATTGAACTATCGGACGACCGGATGATGCCTGCACCTGAGACGCCAGCGATCGCTCAACCGCATGGACGGCATTTGGATGGGCAGCCGGATCAGAAACGGTACGACTTCAACCTAGCCCGTTCCGTTGAACGGGATGAGGTGTCCTTCTAACGGATGCCCAAACGTCACGCGACACCACCAGCGCCCAACCTATTGGGATGAATTTAGTGCGAGGTTGACATGGATAAAGAATGCTTTATCTGTCCGCGTTTGATGACATATAAACGGGGAGCGTGGGTGGCGATCGCCTCTGGCACCGAGCCAGCGGCCATGATCACCAAATCAGCAGCGGCTCCTACCTCAATTCCGTAGTGCTCTAGCCCCATGACTTTTGCACCTCCCGTGGTGACCATCTCAAACCCAATGGCCAGCTCCTCATCGGTCAAAAAGTTAGAGCGGTAGGCGATGAGCATGGCGCGTTCTAGCATATCGGCGGTGCTGAAGGGGCACCAGGCGTTACGCACATCATCCGACCCTGAGAAGAGCGTAATGCCAGCTTCTCGCAGACGCGCGATGGTTGGGAAAGGGTGATGGCCTGGGGCATTGGTCATGATGGCGATCGCCCGTTTAGCCAGGGTTTCGATGGTGGCCGCTGCAATGTCATCGGGCACCATCCCCAGGCAGTAGGCATGGCTGACGGCCACATGCCCTTGCATCCCACAGGCTTCGGTCAGGTGGGCAATTTGCTCTAGCTCAAAAATTCCTAAATGGCCGGGGTCATGCAGGTGAATATCGAGGTTGACCTGGTGCTTTTCGGCCAGGCTAAAAATGCAGTGAAGATGCCCGGCGATGTCATTGTCCATGCCCGCAGGATCTAGACCCCCGAGCACATCTGCCCCTTCTCGTAGGGCAATGTCTAGCAAATCCAGGGTTCCTGGGCAGGACAACAGGCCACTTTGGGGAAAGGCCACGATCTGGATATCGATCCACTCGCGATAGCGATCGCGCACCTGGCAAACCCCCTCCAAATTCCGCAGCCCCACCTCGGGATGAATGTCAACATGGGTGCGCATGGCCGTGGTGCCCTGGGCGATCGCCCGTTCCACCAGCCGAGCGGCGCGCTCTTCCACCGGGAGGGGCAAGGTCTTGAGCGCGGCCTTCTCAATATCGACCCGTTGGCGAATGGTGGTGCCGGGGATGTGCGGCTGCCAGGGCAGGCCCCAGAAAGTTTTGTCCAAATGGATATGCCCATCCACAAAGCCGGGGCATAGCAGATTCCCTTGCGCGTCTAATTGGTAATGGGCTCCACCAAGGTTGATATTCGCTGGGGCGATCGCCCGAATCACCCCCCCTTTTACACCGACTTGCACCTGTGATCCGTCCGGCAGTGTCGCCCGCTGGATGAGCAAATCAAAGGTATCCTGTCCCATGGCTACTATGTTCCTACCTTGGATGAAAAAGCGCAGAATTTCATTGTTCAGGGGCATTCCCTGGCGATGCGAGAGCCCCTAGTCCTGATTGGGTTTCCCCAATGATGCGGGGGCTCCCTCCGAGGCATGATGCGGCGAACAGGTCAGCACCATCACCGCTAGGGTGAGCACATAGGGCAACGCATTGAAGACGTGGTAATAGGACTCCACCCCCACGGATTGCAGCACTGGCCCCAAGCCCTGAGTTCCGCCAAAAAGCAGCGCGGCATAGAGACATTGCATCGGCTTCCAATGGGCAAAAATGACCAGCGCCACCGCAATCAGCCCCTGGCCGCTGGAGATATTTTCATTCCAGCTACCCGGAAAATAGAGGGAGAGATGCGCCCCCGCCATGCCCGCCAAGAGGCTGCCCAGAATGATGCACAGCGCTTGGACTCGTTTGACCGGAATGCCCATCGCTCTGGCCGCCGCCGGACTCTCCCCCACCGCCCGCACAATCAAGCCCCAGCGGGTGGATGAAAAAAAACCTTGCATCAGAGGGGCGATCGCCAGCCCCAGCAGCAACAGCGGGCTCAGTTGCAACGCCGACTGCACCTGCGGCAGCGAGCTCCAGCCCCCCAGGGAAATGGCCGGAAGCTGAGGGGCAATCGGCTGGATATAGGGTTTCCCTAGATAAAACGCCACCCCACCCCCAAACAACATCATGGCAATGCCCACGGAAATGTCATTGACCTTAGGGCGTTGCACCAGCCAGGCATGAATCGCTCCCATGACGATACCCGCGCCCGCCGCTGCGAGCACCCCGACCCAGGGCGATCCGCTGTGAAACGAGGCCGCATAGGCACTCATGGCCCCCATCAGCAGAGTGCCTTCTAAACCCAGGTTGATTTTGCCGCTTTTCTCCGTCAGGCATTCACCCAGGCTGACCAGCAAAAACGGGACACTGCCTCGCAAAACCCCACCCAAAATCGCTAGGGGCACCCCCAACCATCCAAGCGCATCTGGGGTCATGGTTCATTCTCCGTGGGTGTTACAGACTGGAACATGGCGCAATGGGCAGTTAGATGGCAAAAAATCATGGAGGTATCACGGGAGACATCGCTAAAGGCATCACTGCGGTTGTACGCTTTCCAAAACAGCGGCAGAGGACGCCTCGTCGTCCACCCAGTTGGGTTCCTGAAACCAGCGAAATTTGCCATACAACGATTCGCTATACAAAATGACTAGAAAAATGAGGCCCTGTAAAACCAGGACGGTGGCGTCGGGCATGCCGTAGGTGCGTTGCAGCAAACTGCCACTGGCTAAAATGCCGCCGAGCAAAATCGAAACTAGCACCACCGCCAGCGGGTTGTGCTTGGCCAGAAAGGCTACCAGGATTCCGGTGTAGCCATAGTTGCTGTGTAAATTACCATTGGCGCGCCCATGGACAGCGGCCACCTCCACCATGCCCGCCAGACCTGCACAGGAACCCGCCAAAAAGCAGATCATCAGCGTTAATTTGCCGATGGTGAGCCCCACAATTCGGGCAGCCCGGGTGTTGCCACCCACAACCCGCACCGCAAACCCAAAGGTGGTGCGTTGGATCAGCACATGGGCGATCGCACAAACCACCAGCCCATACAACAGCCCGTAGTGGATCCGAGAACCGGGAAAATCTCCCAGCAGTAACAGATCTGGCAGGGGGTAAGTAGACGGTTGGTTGAGGGAACTAGGATCGCGCCAGGGCCCTTCTACCATGTGCTTGAGGAAAGCGATCGCCACATAGTTCAAAAGGAGGCTGCTAATGGTTTCATTCACCCCCCGGTAATACCGCAGGGCCCCGATCATGGCGATCCACATCCCGCCCACCCCCATTCCCGTGAGGGCCATCAGCAGCAAGCCCAGGTTGGGCGAAAGCCCCTCCACCTTCAGCCCAACAACGGCTGCAAACAGCCCCCCCAGCACCAGTGCCCCCTCATTCCCAATCATGATCAACCCCAGCCGAGCGGGTAAGACCGTACAGAGGGCACTCAACATCAGCGGGGCCGCGCGAATCAGCGTAGTTTGCCAGGCAAACCACGAGGCAAACGCAGCCTCATAAATAGAGGCATACACAGCCAGGGGAGAATAGCCTTGCACCACGCAGAACCCACCAAATAGCACCAACGCTAGGGCGATCGCCCCCACTGGAATGCAGATGGCCTCTAAAATTGAACGCCAATGACGAGGCATATCAAAGCCACCTACGCTACGCTGTGATTTGTCCAATGACCCCTTCCACCAGCCAGTCCATTTTTTCTAGTTCTGGGGTGCCATCTGGATATTCGGTGCCGCTCGGAATGACCACCGTCCCGGTGTTATCCTTCATTTCGCCTTTGTAGACAATGAGTGAACCGTCTAGCAGGCTGGCTTTGGCGGTCTCGGCGTCCTGT
The Leptolyngbya sp. CCY15150 genome window above contains:
- a CDS encoding ABC transporter permease, producing the protein MTPDALGWLGVPLAILGGVLRGSVPFLLVSLGECLTEKSGKINLGLEGTLLMGAMSAYAASFHSGSPWVGVLAAAGAGIVMGAIHAWLVQRPKVNDISVGIAMMLFGGGVAFYLGKPYIQPIAPQLPAISLGGWSSLPQVQSALQLSPLLLLGLAIAPLMQGFFSSTRWGLIVRAVGESPAAARAMGIPVKRVQALCIILGSLLAGMAGAHLSLYFPGSWNENISSGQGLIAVALVIFAHWKPMQCLYAALLFGGTQGLGPVLQSVGVESYYHVFNALPYVLTLAVMVLTCSPHHASEGAPASLGKPNQD
- a CDS encoding ABC transporter permease yields the protein MPRHWRSILEAICIPVGAIALALVLFGGFCVVQGYSPLAVYASIYEAAFASWFAWQTTLIRAAPLMLSALCTVLPARLGLIMIGNEGALVLGGLFAAVVGLKVEGLSPNLGLLLMALTGMGVGGMWIAMIGALRYYRGVNETISSLLLNYVAIAFLKHMVEGPWRDPSSLNQPSTYPLPDLLLLGDFPGSRIHYGLLYGLVVCAIAHVLIQRTTFGFAVRVVGGNTRAARIVGLTIGKLTLMICFLAGSCAGLAGMVEVAAVHGRANGNLHSNYGYTGILVAFLAKHNPLAVVLVSILLGGILASGSLLQRTYGMPDATVLVLQGLIFLVILYSESLYGKFRWFQEPNWVDDEASSAAVLESVQPQ
- a CDS encoding amidohydrolase family protein, with amino-acid sequence MGQDTFDLLIQRATLPDGSQVQVGVKGGVIRAIAPANINLGGAHYQLDAQGNLLCPGFVDGHIHLDKTFWGLPWQPHIPGTTIRQRVDIEKAALKTLPLPVEERAARLVERAIAQGTTAMRTHVDIHPEVGLRNLEGVCQVRDRYREWIDIQIVAFPQSGLLSCPGTLDLLDIALREGADVLGGLDPAGMDNDIAGHLHCIFSLAEKHQVNLDIHLHDPGHLGIFELEQIAHLTEACGMQGHVAVSHAYCLGMVPDDIAAATIETLAKRAIAIMTNAPGHHPFPTIARLREAGITLFSGSDDVRNAWCPFSTADMLERAMLIAYRSNFLTDEELAIGFEMVTTGGAKVMGLEHYGIEVGAAADLVIMAAGSVPEAIATHAPRLYVIKRGQIKHSLSMSTSH